The DNA sequence ATAAACAAGAGAAAGAAGCGCGAGATAGAGAAAAGAAAATTTTTGAGTTGGAAGTTAAAACCGAATCTCTTGCATCAAAATATGATTCTGCAAATAAATCCGAAAAAGAAAAAATTAAAAATGATTTGAAACAACAGTTAACAGAATTATTTAATCAGAAAGAAGAAGAACGAAAACAAGAAGTTGCAAGACTTGAGCAAGAATTAAAAGAATTAAAACAATCTTTACAAGTTAGAATGCAAAATAAAAATGAAATTATAAATAGAAGAATTCAAGAACTTTTACATGAAGATAAATTTTTAGATTGGGAATAATTATTTGGCAAATAAATTTTAATAAAAAAGACTCAATTTTTATTGTGTCTTTTTTGTTAACTAAATTGAGAAAATATTTTTTCTATAGGATTTTCAATTTTGTAGAAACCTAATAATTTCAACATCACAGATTCCACAACAGAATCCGGACAAGAAGCGCCGCTTGTAATTATAATTTTTATCATTTCTTTTTCCGGTAAAAAATTCTCGGTAGAAATTTCTGTTTTGGTACCGTAATCAAAATGATGAATTAAATTTTTTGAAATTAATTTTGATTCATTCGAAATAAAATATGTCTTAAATTTTTCTTCAAGCAATTCAACAATGTGGGATGTATTTGAGCTGTTGTATCCGCCAACGACAATTGCCAAATCTACATTTTCTTTTAACAATTCAATTGTGGCTTGCTGATTATCATTTGTTGCATAACACAAAGTATCTCTCGTATCTGCAAAATGAAAATCTATATTTTCTTTTCCGTATTTTTTGATCATTGTTTCTTTTAAGCAATCGGCAATATCTTGTGTTTCTGAAGCCAGCATTGTTGTTTGATTTACAACACCAATTTTTAACAAATCTTTTTCAACATCAAATCCTTGAGAAAATTTCCCTTCAAAATATTTGTAAAATTCAGTTTTATCAATTTCACCTAAAATTATTTTTGATAAAATTTTCGTTTCTTCAATATTTCTAATAATTACGCTTGGCGTGTTTGCTTTTGCGTGTGAAAAAGTTGCTTTTGTCTCTTCGTGTTTTGCTTTTCCATGTATTATTACGGTGTAATTTTCCTTTCCCAATTGATGAGATTTTTTCCAAACTTTTTCTACAAAGGGACAAGTCGTGTTATACTTTAAAGTATCAATTTTTCTTTTGCGTAAAATTTCTTCTGTTTCTAAAGTTGTTCCAAAAGCGGGAATTATTACAATATCATTTTCAGTTATTTCATCCCAATCTATAATTTGATTTCCATAAGTATCAAGAATAAATTCAATTCCATTGGTTTGTAAATCGGCGTTAACTCCGGGATTATGAATCATTTCACTTAATAGAAAAATTCTTTTACCGGGATTTTCTTCAATTGTTTTATATGCAATTTCTATAGCATTTTCTACGCCGTAACAAAATCCGAAATGGCGTGCTAAATAAATTTGGATATTTTCAAATTTTAAAATTGTTGGGCTAAAATCTTTTTTGTAATGATCTTTACTTTTTCTCAGTTCCTTAATTTTTTGAATTATTGAACTTTTATAATAAACCGGAATTTCAAAATTTTTCATTTACTTTTTTATTTCTGAATTAATTTCAAACGCTACTTTTACTTTTTCCCATCTGATACTAACTTCAGTAATATAAGGTTCTTTATAATAGAAACTAAATTTTAATCTTTCGGTAAATTCATTTTGCTTTGGAGTTGCTTTAAATCGATAAAAATCTTCTTTCGGATCATATTTGAAAGCTCCCCATTGATCATAAACTTTGTTAAGAATAATTGTCCATTCTTTTTCATTTGGAATTGTGAACAATGAATAAATTCCGGCGGGAATTATTTTATTTTTTATAATTACATCATTTTCAAATTCAATAGTTGTAGCTTCGTCTGCGCCGGTTCTCCAAACTTTATTATAAGGAACAAGTTCGCCCCAAATTTTACGTTCTTTAACTCCCGGCGATCCGTATTTTATCTCTACATTTGTATAACCAATTGTTTGTCCCACATAACATTTAGGACTTAATCTTGGCGGATTATTTTGTGCAATTATTGTTAAACCGAACAAAAAGAAGATTATCAGAATTTTATTTAAGTGTTTCATTATTCTTCCAAATTAGATTTTAAAATATTTTTTGCAAATATAATTTATGATAAAATTTTATTTATTTTTTGCTGCATTCCGGATTTACCTTGCAAACCTCCGGTATGTAAAGCAATAACCGTTGAGTTTTCCGGAATCTCATTATTTTCAATTAATGATTTTACTGCGAACAACATTTTTGCGGTATAAATTGGTTCAATTTTAATTTGATTTATTTTTTCAAACTCACGCATAAACATGAATAAAGGTTTATCAATTTTAGCAAAACCGCCAAAGTGAAAATCCAATTTTAATTCCCAATTATCAAAATATTTTCCGGTGTAATTATAAACATAATTTTCAATTTCATTGTTAAGAAAATCTGCGCCCTTTAAAGCCGGAATTCCTAAAACTTTTTTATTGCCGTTTAATCCGCAAATTAAACCGGATAAAGTCCCTCCGGTTCCGCATGCCGAAACCACATAATCAAAATCGATATTAATATTGTTTATAATTTCCGTACAACCTTTAATTGCTAGATTATTTGTTCCGCCTTCGGGAACTAAATAAAAATCGCCAAACTTTTCTTTTAGATTTTCGATGAAATCACTTTCACGTTTTTTTCTATAATCAGTTCTTGAAACATATTCTATTTTCATTCCGCTTTCTTTTGCTGAAGAAAGTGTTGAATTTAAAGGTAAAGTTTCTTCTCCTCTAATAATTCCGATTGTGTTAAATCCAAATAATTCTCCCGCTTTAGAAAATGCATGAATGTGATTTGAATAAGCTCCGCCGAACGAAAGCAAAGTTTTGTATTCATTTTCTTTAGCGTAAATTAAATTATATTTTAATTTTCTCCACTTATTTCCGGAAATTACCGGATGTGTTAAATCTTCGCGTTTTAAAAATACATTAACATTTTTTTGAATATTCGGCAATTCAATTTTTTGTAATACGGTTGCGTCTTCAGTAATATTTTTTTCGATTATTTCGTAAATATCATTTTCTTTCATACAAAATTTTACCGCCCACAATTGTGTAAATAATTTCAGTATTTAGAATTTCGTCATCAGAAATGTTTAGCAAATCTTGAGATAAAATTGCAATATCCGCAAGTTTCCCGATTTCTAAACTTCCTTTTATATTTTCTTCGTAAGCTGCAAAAGCTCCGTTAATTGTGTAAGATTTTAAAGCTTCCAATCTATTCATTTTTTGATTTTCATTAAATAAATTTCCATCATTTGTTTTTCTAGTTACAGTTGCATAGAAATTTTTTATTGGATTTAATTTTTCAACCGGCGAATCTGTTCCGTTACAAATAATTGCTCCGAAATTTATTAAAGATTTCCAAACGTAAGCTCCGGATTCTGCCCTATCTTTTCCTAATCTTTTTTCAACAAATGGTGCATCGGATGTACAATGAATCCCTTGCATTGCCGCAATTACTCCGAGTTTATTAAATCTTGAAATATCATTTGGATGTAAATGTTGAGCGTGTTCAATTCTCCATCTAAAAGTTTTATGTGAATAATTTTTAAAAATGTTTTCGTAAACATCTAAAGTGGCACGATTTGCTTTATCACCAATTGCGTGAGTACAAATTTGAAAATCTTTTTCTGCGGCAATTTTACAGATTGAATTTATTTCATCCAAACTTGTTGTATTCATTCCATATTGATTCGGCATATCCGAATAAGGTTCAAACAGCCAAGCTCCACGCGAACCTAAGGCGCCATCCATATAAAGTTTTATTGAGCGGACAGTTAAATGATTATTTGAGTAACCGATTGTAAAATATTTTCTTAAAGAATCTTTTAGTGCAATATAATTTTCTCCCAGCATAACATACAAACGAATATCAATTTCGTTATTTTCAACCATGTTTTTTATAATGTTCAAACTTTCAAAAGATTCTCCGGCATCATGAAAAGTTGTAATTCCATTTTTCAAACATTCATCATTTGCTAATTTTATTGCTTTTTTAATTTCATCTTTTAATTCTCGCTTAGATTTTTTGTTCAAATCTTCATTGTATTTTTTTGTAATTAATTTTTCTGCATCTTCTAAAAATATTCCGGTCGGAAAACCATTTTTATCTTTTATTATTATTCCACCAGCTGGATTTTGAGTTTCATTTGTTACATTGGAAATTTCCATCGCTTTTGCATTTGCAAAAATTGCGTGACCGCTTGCGTGAGAAAATATTATTGGATTATTTGGAATAGCTTCACTTAATTTTTTATGTGTGGGAAAGCCTTCAACAGCATCTTCGGGAATTGAATTCCATTTTTCTTGATGCCATCCTCTTCCAATAATCCATTCACCCATTTTAGATTTTTCCGCAGCATTTTTTGCAAGCTGAATTATTTCATCCCAATTTTTTGCGCTTGATAAATCCAATTCCAATAAAGCTTCACCGGTGGAAATAAAATGTGCATGACTTTCAATAAATCCGGGAATTGCTGTTTGTCCTTTTATATCAATTACTTTTGTTGATGAGCCAATTAGGTTTTTTATTTCTTCATTTTTTCCAATTGCAAAAATTGTATCGCCGGAAATTGCGATTGCTTGAGAAATAGTATTTGCGGAATCAACAGTAATTATATTTCCGTTCAACAAAACCAAATCCGCAATTTTACTATTGTTTGAGCAGTTTGTCATTTGAAAAATTATAATTGTTAGTAAAAGAAATTTTCCAATTCTTAACATATTTTTCTCAAATTATTTTTTCGAAATTTTAATTTGCAAGATAATCAAAACAAATAATATGCTAAATATGTTTTATTATACTTGTATCGACCAATTGATAACAATTAAGTTCCTGTAATAATATTCACTTTCACATCAAGTTTTAAAAGAATAATATATAATCTAATTTTTATCTATTTCATTTAAGTTATTTTAACCATAATTTTGATTAAAAGAATAAGGTTTAACGAGAAATTACATGTTAAGAAAAACAGTTATATTAATTTTTATTTTAATTGGAAGTTTATTAATTATTTACAATTGTGACACAACCGAACCAAATAAAGCAATTCTTGAACTGCAGCTTGAAGATGCAAGCTGTACAGAAGTATGGCTTACCCTTAAAACAAATAATTTACAAATACCAGCAAATATAAATCTGTTTGTTAATGAAAAGAATAAGAGAACAATAAGATTAAATGAAGTTGATACAGTATTATATGTAGATTCATTACTGCCAAACCAAACGTATAATATTTATACAACAGTTGAAAAGCAATTGGGTTTAAGTAACAAAATACAAGTAACAACATTAGATACAACAAGCCATAATATTACATGGCAAACATTTTTATTTGGAGAACATTCTAGTAGTGTTCTTTATGATGTCGCAGTTATTGATGAAAACAACATTTGGGCTGTTGGTGAAATTTATATGAATGACTCGCTTGGCAATTCTGACCCCCACGCTTACAACGTCGCGCATTGGGATGGACGGAGCTGGGAATTAAAACGGACAATGTTTTACACCATTTGCGGGCAATTAAGTTTATCATCATATCCAGCTAATACAATATTTGCATTTAGTGATAATGATATTTGGATTGCAGGCGGAGGTAGACAATTAGTTCGAATTAAAGGAATAAGTCAAATAGATAAAATTTGTCTTCCTTTTTCGATGGTGATTAACAAACTCTGGGGAGCATCAAATAAAGATATATATGCAGTAGGAAATGGAAGCCCAATTGCACATTATAATGGCTATTGGGAGAAAACGGAAACTAGTACTGCACTGCCTTTTCAAGATATATGGGGAAGTAAAAAGATTAAAGAAAATGATTTTAAAATTTTATGCGTTGCCTCAGACA is a window from the Ignavibacteriota bacterium genome containing:
- a CDS encoding 1-aminocyclopropane-1-carboxylate deaminase/D-cysteine desulfhydrase yields the protein MKENDIYEIIEKNITEDATVLQKIELPNIQKNVNVFLKREDLTHPVISGNKWRKLKYNLIYAKENEYKTLLSFGGAYSNHIHAFSKAGELFGFNTIGIIRGEETLPLNSTLSSAKESGMKIEYVSRTDYRKKRESDFIENLKEKFGDFYLVPEGGTNNLAIKGCTEIINNINIDFDYVVSACGTGGTLSGLICGLNGNKKVLGIPALKGADFLNNEIENYVYNYTGKYFDNWELKLDFHFGGFAKIDKPLFMFMREFEKINQIKIEPIYTAKMLFAVKSLIENNEIPENSTVIALHTGGLQGKSGMQQKINKILS
- a CDS encoding amidohydrolase: MLRIGKFLLLTIIIFQMTNCSNNSKIADLVLLNGNIITVDSANTISQAIAISGDTIFAIGKNEEIKNLIGSSTKVIDIKGQTAIPGFIESHAHFISTGEALLELDLSSAKNWDEIIQLAKNAAEKSKMGEWIIGRGWHQEKWNSIPEDAVEGFPTHKKLSEAIPNNPIIFSHASGHAIFANAKAMEISNVTNETQNPAGGIIIKDKNGFPTGIFLEDAEKLITKKYNEDLNKKSKRELKDEIKKAIKLANDECLKNGITTFHDAGESFESLNIIKNMVENNEIDIRLYVMLGENYIALKDSLRKYFTIGYSNNHLTVRSIKLYMDGALGSRGAWLFEPYSDMPNQYGMNTTSLDEINSICKIAAEKDFQICTHAIGDKANRATLDVYENIFKNYSHKTFRWRIEHAQHLHPNDISRFNKLGVIAAMQGIHCTSDAPFVEKRLGKDRAESGAYVWKSLINFGAIICNGTDSPVEKLNPIKNFYATVTRKTNDGNLFNENQKMNRLEALKSYTINGAFAAYEENIKGSLEIGKLADIAILSQDLLNISDDEILNTEIIYTIVGGKILYERK
- a CDS encoding glucosyl transferase; the encoded protein is MLRKTVILIFILIGSLLIIYNCDTTEPNKAILELQLEDASCTEVWLTLKTNNLQIPANINLFVNEKNKRTIRLNEVDTVLYVDSLLPNQTYNIYTTVEKQLGLSNKIQVTTLDTTSHNITWQTFLFGEHSSSVLYDVAVIDENNIWAVGEIYMNDSLGNSDPHAYNVAHWDGRSWELKRTMFYTICGQLSLSSYPANTIFAFSDNDIWIAGGGRQLVRIKGISQIDKICLPFSMVINKLWGASNKDIYAVGNGSPIAHYNGYWEKTETSTALPFQDIWGSKKIKENDFKILCVASDKYEGHGPEVYEIKNNLIIPQMLEGLPWSISSVWFKNELKTYIVGDGIYIQNPYSANKTWKNVNNNISSYYMHTIRGNDVNDIFIGGAGGEIVHFNGVTWKTYKNDGVPNFYGNYLSVSVKENIVCFVGNYIDDKVKAIITIGRR
- a CDS encoding DUF2911 domain-containing protein: MKHLNKILIIFFLFGLTIIAQNNPPRLSPKCYVGQTIGYTNVEIKYGSPGVKERKIWGELVPYNKVWRTGADEATTIEFENDVIIKNKIIPAGIYSLFTIPNEKEWTIILNKVYDQWGAFKYDPKEDFYRFKATPKQNEFTERLKFSFYYKEPYITEVSIRWEKVKVAFEINSEIKK
- a CDS encoding 4-hydroxy-3-methylbut-2-enyl diphosphate reductase — its product is MKNFEIPVYYKSSIIQKIKELRKSKDHYKKDFSPTILKFENIQIYLARHFGFCYGVENAIEIAYKTIEENPGKRIFLLSEMIHNPGVNADLQTNGIEFILDTYGNQIIDWDEITENDIVIIPAFGTTLETEEILRKRKIDTLKYNTTCPFVEKVWKKSHQLGKENYTVIIHGKAKHEETKATFSHAKANTPSVIIRNIEETKILSKIILGEIDKTEFYKYFEGKFSQGFDVEKDLLKIGVVNQTTMLASETQDIADCLKETMIKKYGKENIDFHFADTRDTLCYATNDNQQATIELLKENVDLAIVVGGYNSSNTSHIVELLEEKFKTYFISNESKLISKNLIHHFDYGTKTEISTENFLPEKEMIKIIITSGASCPDSVVESVMLKLLGFYKIENPIEKIFSQFS